A single window of Puniceicoccus vermicola DNA harbors:
- a CDS encoding glycoside hydrolase family protein has protein sequence MFTDIALAGRGLEFWDACTVHNPTIHRVADQYALFYMANRFEPCADREQAIRSKRIGVALSNSLYGPWKRMDFPLIDAGSPDSWDEILVSNPSFVEDRNGSFKLYYKGVDRISWEKSHGNRKYGVATAGKLEGPYTKYAANPIIDLSVYGESYECEDAFIWQDVEGYHAIMRDMGLFGDRYGIYMRSHDGIAWGDPQVGYRPSTSYTREPPNGLSREGRFERPQILFRDSKPTHLFVAFRGGESLGSTAAVLEIRNSDSDE, from the coding sequence GTGTTCACCGATATTGCTCTTGCCGGGCGCGGTCTCGAATTTTGGGATGCCTGTACGGTTCATAATCCGACCATTCATCGTGTTGCCGATCAATATGCCCTTTTCTACATGGCCAATAGATTTGAGCCCTGTGCCGACCGCGAGCAAGCAATTCGGTCCAAGCGGATAGGCGTCGCATTGAGCAATTCCTTGTATGGACCGTGGAAGCGTATGGATTTTCCGTTGATTGATGCTGGCTCGCCTGACTCTTGGGACGAAATTCTCGTTAGTAACCCCTCATTCGTCGAAGACCGAAACGGATCATTCAAACTCTACTACAAAGGCGTTGACCGGATTTCATGGGAAAAATCTCACGGCAACCGGAAATATGGCGTAGCCACCGCTGGCAAATTAGAGGGTCCTTACACAAAATACGCAGCGAATCCGATCATCGACCTATCCGTCTATGGGGAGTCCTACGAATGTGAAGATGCTTTTATTTGGCAAGATGTTGAGGGCTATCATGCCATCATGCGCGACATGGGCCTATTTGGTGACCGGTATGGTATTTATATGAGATCCCATGACGGGATAGCTTGGGGGGATCCTCAGGTAGGATACCGTCCTTCCACATCCTACACACGAGAACCTCCCAACGGATTGTCGAGAGAAGGACGATTCGAACGTCCTCAGATTCTCTTTAGAGACAGCAAACCAACCCATCTTTTCGTCGCTTTTCGCGGGGGCGAAAGCCTCGGTTCGACTGCAGCGGTGCTGGAGATTCGAAACTCTGATTCTGACGAATAA
- a CDS encoding Spx/MgsR family RNA polymerase-binding regulatory protein — translation MLKFYAYKNCSTCRNARKFLESKGVEFEELAIRETPPSPSELATMLKAYDGKMTRLFNTSSQDYRDAGLKDKLSSLSEDEAFALLQENGNLVKRPFLLGDGVALVGFKEAEWDEKL, via the coding sequence ATGCTCAAATTCTACGCCTACAAAAATTGCAGCACCTGCCGCAACGCCCGGAAATTCCTTGAATCCAAGGGAGTCGAGTTCGAAGAACTCGCGATCCGCGAAACCCCGCCCAGCCCGTCGGAACTGGCGACCATGCTCAAGGCCTACGACGGCAAGATGACCCGTCTTTTCAACACTTCGAGTCAGGATTACCGCGACGCCGGCCTCAAAGATAAGCTTTCCTCTCTCAGCGAAGACGAAGCCTTCGCCCTCCTCCAGGAAAACGGCAACCTCGTCAAACGCCCCTTCCTCCTCGGCGACGGCGTCGCCCTCGTCGGCTTCAAAGAAGCCGAGTGGGACGAGAAGCTTTGA